From Oryctolagus cuniculus chromosome 17, mOryCun1.1, whole genome shotgun sequence, a single genomic window includes:
- the FN3KRP gene encoding ketosamine-3-kinase — protein sequence MEALLRRELGYGSVKATGHSGGGCISQGQSYDTDRGRVFVKVNSKAEARRMFEGELASLTAILQTGTVRVPKPIKVLDAPGGGSVLVMEHLDMRSLSSHAATLGSQLADLHLDNKKRGETLLKEAGTVGRGSGHAERPFVDQFGFDVVTCCGYLPQVNDWQKDWVTFYARQRIQPQIDMVQQESGDREALELWAALQLKIPDLFRDLELVPALLHGDLWGGNVAEDSSGPIIFDPASFYGHSEYELAIAGMFGGFSSSFYSAYHSKIPKAPGFEKRLKLYQLFHYLNHWNHFGSGYRGSSLNIMRNLVK from the exons ATGGAGGCGTTGCTGCGGCGGGAGTTGGGCTACGGCTCGGTCAAGGCCACGGGTCATTCGGGAGGCGGGTGCATTAGCCAGGGCCAGAGTTACGACACGGACAGAGGACGAGTGTTTGTGAAAGTGAACTCCAAGGCGGAG GCCAGACGGATGTTTGAAGGTGAGCTGGCAAGTCTAACTGCGATCCTGCAAACAGGCACCGTGAGAGTGCCCAAGCCCATCAAGGTCCTGGACGCCCCAGGAGGCGGGAGCGTGCTTGTGATGGAGCATCTGGATATGCGGTCTTTGAGCAg TCACGCTGCGACGCTTGGATCCCAGCTGGCAGATCTGCACCTTGATAACAAGAAGCGTGGAGAGACACTCCTGAAGgaggctggcacagtgg GGAGGGGGAGTGGGCATGCAGAACGGCCCTTCGTGGACCAGTTTGGATTTGACGTGGTGACGTGCTGTGGATACCTCCCCCAG GTGAACGACTGGCAGAAAGACTGGGTCACATTCTACGCCCGGCAGCGCATCCAGCCCCAGATAGACATGGTGCAGCAGGAGTCTGGGGACAGGGAGGCCCTGGAGCTCTGGGCTGCTCTGCAG TTGAAGATCCCCGACCTGTTCCGTGATCTGGAGCTTGTCCCGGCCTTACTCCACGGAGACCTCTGGGGAGGAAACGTGGCAGAGGATTCTTCTGGACCCATCATTTTTGACCCGGCTTCTTTCTACGGCCACTCGGAGTACGAGCTGGCGATAGCCGGCATGTTCGGGGGCTTCAGTAGCTCCTTCTACTCTGCCTACCACAGCAAAATCCCCAAGGCCCCAGGGTTCGAGAAGCGCCTGAAGCTGTACCAGCTCTTTCACTACTTGAACCACTGGAATCATTTTGGGTCAGGGTACAGAGGATCCTCTCTAAACATCATGAGGAATCTCGTCAAGTGA